The following are from one region of the Halogeometricum sp. S3BR5-2 genome:
- a CDS encoding CPBP family intramembrane glutamic endopeptidase → MSTHYPTPETDAPRDGRAARAVLVAVGLFALGVLANLVFSVAVAVPLFLAGVGITSAAALVLLTLAGQLGFAAVAVGYLRRWLSGVPVRRLTRSDARVVGVSTVAVLLVAFGFTALSAVLPIEPTTSVVGDVAASEPWVLLAFAALSILVVAPAEELLFRGAVQGRLRRAFGPAAAVVGAGALFAVLHVLNFGVLNAGAAVALGVIFLVGALLGWAYERTGNLLVPVAVHGVYNAVLFGASYLTYALA, encoded by the coding sequence ATGAGTACCCACTACCCCACCCCCGAGACGGACGCTCCGCGCGACGGGCGCGCGGCCCGCGCCGTCCTCGTCGCCGTCGGCCTGTTCGCCCTCGGCGTCCTCGCCAACCTCGTCTTCAGCGTCGCCGTCGCGGTGCCCCTGTTCCTCGCGGGCGTCGGAATCACCTCGGCCGCGGCGCTCGTTCTGCTCACTCTCGCCGGCCAACTCGGCTTCGCTGCCGTCGCCGTCGGCTACCTGCGGCGCTGGCTCTCCGGCGTGCCAGTCCGTCGGCTCACCCGCTCGGACGCGCGCGTCGTCGGCGTCTCCACCGTCGCCGTCCTCCTCGTCGCGTTCGGGTTCACGGCGCTGAGCGCCGTCCTCCCCATCGAACCGACGACGAGCGTCGTCGGCGACGTGGCCGCATCGGAGCCGTGGGTACTGCTCGCGTTCGCCGCGCTCTCGATACTCGTCGTCGCGCCCGCCGAGGAACTGCTGTTCCGCGGCGCCGTCCAGGGGCGACTCCGCCGCGCGTTCGGTCCCGCCGCGGCCGTCGTCGGCGCGGGAGCGCTGTTCGCCGTCCTACACGTCCTCAACTTCGGCGTCCTGAACGCCGGCGCGGCCGTCGCCCTCGGCGTCATCTTCCTCGTCGGCGCTCTCCTCGGGTGGGCGTACGAACGGACCGGCAACCTCCTCGTCCCCGTGGCGGTCCACGGCGTGTACAACGCCGTGCTGTTCGGGGCGTCGTACCTGACGTACGCGCTCGCCTGA
- a CDS encoding helix-turn-helix domain-containing protein, whose amino-acid sequence MMGSSDTLSEYQREILRLAVREGYFETPRRITLEELSDVVGVADVRTSEEIRQALDTHLRETVCRRDDS is encoded by the coding sequence ATGATGGGGTCGAGTGACACGCTCTCCGAATACCAACGGGAGATACTGAGACTGGCCGTCAGGGAGGGGTACTTCGAGACGCCGCGTCGAATCACGCTGGAGGAACTCAGCGACGTCGTCGGCGTCGCGGACGTTCGAACGTCCGAGGAGATTCGGCAGGCGCTCGATACCCATCTTCGAGAGACAGTCTGCCGACGGGACGACTCCTAA